One part of the Streptomyces nigra genome encodes these proteins:
- a CDS encoding type VII secretion system-associated protein: MAGEKADVKHFDLKQMENFRDNEVQPVHTAAKKHKEEGDGTHIRPLGHLIDGHTTPDNLAQDKQLLRIGRMVTEPLVSGPKLIEDIRTAAEAIDKLLGDQMDLFKELKEALTETIEEANKTKDKNLDAIDAQTLLQTFDEVDTLTAGGTGDPDEES; this comes from the coding sequence ATGGCCGGTGAGAAGGCCGACGTCAAGCACTTCGACCTCAAGCAGATGGAGAACTTCCGGGACAACGAGGTACAGCCGGTCCACACCGCCGCCAAGAAGCACAAGGAGGAGGGCGACGGGACCCACATCCGTCCGCTCGGCCACCTGATCGACGGGCACACCACGCCGGACAACCTCGCCCAGGACAAGCAACTCCTGCGTATCGGCAGGATGGTGACCGAGCCGCTGGTCTCGGGGCCGAAGCTGATCGAGGACATCCGCACCGCGGCCGAGGCCATCGACAAACTGCTCGGCGACCAGATGGACCTCTTCAAGGAGTTGAAGGAGGCCCTCACCGAGACGATCGAGGAGGCCAACAAGACCAAGGACAAGAACCTCGACGCGATCGACGCCCAGACACTCCTCCAGACCTTCGACGAGGTCGACACCCTCACCGCCGGCGGCACCGGCGACCCGGACGAAGAGTCCTGA
- the eccB gene encoding type VII secretion protein EccB: MQSKRDQVHAHTFMMGRLSSGLLMADPDAPESPLGRTTRGVVFGVLVTVLVGAGATVYGLLRPGGNDAWRDDAHLVVNRDTGARYLWTNTDGVLHPVRNYASARLIGGADLESVDVSSASLSDVPVGAPAGIPGAPDAVPEPGRLDDGAWHMCVTGPDGALPDTSGAAVSTGVEEAGATTLVAGAPLDTSGIGGDRGVLVEGPDGTEYLVWRGSRLPLDRASDARNALGYGSVRPMPVSAAFLDALAPGPVLKPPAVEGRGDTGPELGGQATRVGQLFKISVPGGDSTYHLLRKDGLVPLTRLGAALVLGDPATQKDAYQGRSPEVRTVGADALREHRATAQGAASPELPDAPPVPRSVPRGTALCAQVDGDDGGVRIRSVLVPLTHLAPVAVSEGTAQPLKPACVPTDATVVRPGRGALVRALNASGAAHAGTSYLVAENGVKYRVPSKKALAALGYEAGDIASVPAPLLAALPTGADLDASAASGVVEPTVTAPRCVPAPERKPAAASAIGDKADTTR, translated from the coding sequence GTGCAGTCCAAACGCGACCAGGTACACGCCCACACCTTCATGATGGGCAGGCTCAGTTCGGGCCTGCTGATGGCCGACCCGGACGCTCCGGAGAGCCCGCTGGGACGTACCACGCGCGGCGTGGTCTTCGGCGTGCTCGTCACCGTCCTGGTCGGGGCCGGCGCCACCGTCTACGGCCTGCTGCGTCCCGGCGGCAACGACGCCTGGCGCGACGACGCGCACCTCGTGGTCAACCGCGACACCGGCGCGCGCTACCTGTGGACCAACACCGACGGTGTCCTGCACCCGGTGCGCAACTACGCCTCCGCCCGGCTCATCGGCGGCGCCGACCTGGAGTCCGTGGACGTCTCCTCGGCGTCGCTGAGCGACGTCCCGGTGGGCGCCCCCGCAGGCATTCCGGGCGCCCCCGACGCCGTGCCCGAGCCCGGCCGGCTCGACGACGGTGCCTGGCACATGTGCGTCACGGGCCCGGACGGCGCGCTGCCGGACACCTCCGGCGCCGCAGTGAGCACGGGCGTGGAGGAGGCGGGAGCGACCACTCTGGTGGCCGGTGCGCCGCTGGACACCAGCGGCATCGGCGGCGATCGCGGAGTGCTGGTCGAGGGGCCGGACGGCACCGAGTACCTGGTCTGGCGGGGGAGCCGGCTGCCGTTGGACCGCGCGTCGGACGCCCGCAACGCCCTCGGCTACGGCTCCGTGCGGCCGATGCCCGTCTCGGCGGCCTTCCTCGACGCACTGGCCCCCGGCCCCGTCCTGAAGCCGCCCGCGGTCGAGGGACGCGGTGACACCGGGCCCGAACTCGGCGGGCAGGCCACTCGCGTCGGCCAGCTGTTCAAGATCAGCGTCCCCGGCGGCGACAGTACCTACCACCTGCTGCGCAAGGACGGTCTGGTGCCGCTGACCCGGCTGGGCGCCGCCCTGGTCCTGGGCGACCCGGCCACCCAGAAGGACGCCTACCAGGGGCGCTCGCCCGAGGTGCGTACGGTCGGCGCCGACGCGCTGCGCGAACACCGGGCCACGGCGCAGGGCGCCGCCTCACCGGAGCTGCCCGACGCACCACCCGTCCCGCGGTCCGTACCGCGCGGCACCGCGCTGTGCGCACAGGTCGACGGCGACGACGGCGGCGTCCGCATCAGATCGGTGCTCGTGCCGCTGACCCACCTGGCCCCGGTCGCGGTGTCGGAGGGCACCGCACAGCCGCTGAAGCCGGCCTGCGTCCCGACCGACGCCACGGTGGTCCGGCCCGGCCGGGGCGCCCTGGTGCGCGCCCTCAACGCCAGTGGCGCCGCCCACGCCGGGACGAGCTACCTGGTGGCGGAGAACGGCGTCAAGTACCGCGTCCCGTCCAAGAAGGCACTGGCCGCGCTCGGCTACGAGGCCGGAGACATCGCCTCCGTCCCGGCGCCGCTGCTCGCGGCTCTCCCGACCGGGGCGGACCTCGACGCGTCCGCCGCGTCGGGCGTCGTCGAACCCACGGTGACCGCCCCGCGGTGCGTCCCGGCCCCGGAACGGAAGCCGGCCGCGGCGAGCGCCATCGGGGACAAGGCGGACACCACGCGCTGA
- a CDS encoding WXG100 family type VII secretion target produces MADGIIDVQYPVVRNAIEELMAQTQQIITTLNNLEDELKPLVASWEGSDQETYRQVQAEWDQATKNMAQLLGDNGELIQTIHDNHSRDERRSADNWGNVRAR; encoded by the coding sequence ATGGCCGACGGCATCATCGACGTGCAGTACCCCGTGGTCCGCAACGCCATCGAGGAGTTGATGGCGCAGACCCAGCAGATCATCACGACCCTCAACAACCTGGAGGACGAGCTCAAGCCGCTCGTCGCCTCCTGGGAGGGCTCCGACCAGGAGACCTACCGCCAGGTCCAGGCCGAGTGGGACCAGGCCACCAAGAACATGGCCCAGCTCCTTGGCGACAACGGCGAGCTGATCCAGACGATCCACGACAACCACTCCCGTGACGAGCGCAGGAGCGCCGACAACTGGGGGAACGTGCGGGCCCGTTAG